Proteins encoded together in one Hymenobacter monticola window:
- a CDS encoding IPT/TIG domain-containing protein — protein MAATFTRILKGNFKQWAAAAALLLAAPAAHAQENCLLVPVPLAERLARAVWVVEAEASAPAVVQDGQGHLLRRYGLKVFKVFRAPGGAVPTALLLPGGQLGDRREEVSYAPKLPAGQQGIFFLEADPQHPGEWRLFAGPQGLIRYDLARRTAAEPFGSYPAIATDLYAALRNPAEAAGYRVVQANAALATPVAAARVAGTAAITSFSPSAVPAGTGAVLTITGSNFGATRGTGSVQFLNADDGGASRVQPLDSDYLSWTDTEIRVQVPSTTPQGSPAGTGPVVVANSAGVTSTSAGPLTISYGIINLESSGATPTALRPKLTNDNGSGGYTLAYVPAFQANAAAVAAFERALTQWGCNTGANRVTTTTTATAVPGGASTDGTNIVTFDATPATLPAGVLGVTYSYYRLCGTNVTVPETDYVFANRADWNYGPQAPASAQYDFESVALHEQGHGIQMAHVINTNAVMHYNIGNGQSKRVLGLADDIAGGRAEVQFSTSTNTAACGTAPGVHVPVAITCNTSLPVTLVSFAASHEKGIGTRLRWATAMERNSAWFAVEAQEEGTADWKEVARQAAAGNSGTPRSYEARDPRLLSGTRYYRLRQIDLDGTVAFSPLVAVAAPEAALAFYPNPTKGRLHLPSQAQARRLRVLDLAGREVTSFVLAPGPAEIDLVGLQPGLYLLEWADSLGLRWERLLKQ, from the coding sequence ATGGCGGCGACTTTTACTCGGATTCTAAAAGGAAATTTTAAGCAATGGGCGGCTGCGGCGGCGCTGTTGCTGGCGGCGCCGGCCGCGCACGCCCAGGAAAACTGCCTGCTGGTGCCGGTGCCGCTGGCCGAGCGGCTGGCCCGGGCCGTCTGGGTGGTGGAGGCCGAAGCCAGCGCGCCGGCCGTGGTGCAGGATGGCCAAGGCCACTTGCTGCGGCGCTATGGCCTCAAGGTGTTCAAGGTGTTTCGGGCGCCGGGCGGGGCCGTGCCCACGGCGCTGCTGCTGCCCGGCGGCCAGCTCGGCGACCGGCGCGAGGAGGTGAGCTACGCACCCAAGCTGCCGGCCGGGCAGCAAGGCATCTTTTTCCTAGAGGCCGACCCGCAGCACCCCGGCGAGTGGCGCCTGTTTGCCGGGCCGCAGGGCCTGATTCGCTACGACCTGGCCCGCCGCACAGCCGCCGAGCCGTTTGGCAGCTACCCGGCCATTGCCACCGACCTGTATGCTGCCCTGCGCAACCCAGCCGAGGCCGCTGGCTACCGCGTGGTGCAGGCCAATGCCGCGCTGGCAACGCCTGTGGCCGCCGCGCGGGTGGCCGGCACGGCCGCCATCACCAGCTTTTCGCCCAGTGCGGTGCCGGCCGGCACGGGCGCGGTGCTCACCATCACGGGCAGCAACTTTGGGGCGACGCGCGGCACGGGCTCGGTGCAGTTCCTCAACGCCGACGACGGCGGGGCCAGCCGCGTGCAGCCCCTCGATTCGGACTACCTGAGCTGGACCGATACCGAAATTCGGGTGCAGGTGCCTTCGACAACGCCCCAGGGCAGCCCGGCCGGCACCGGCCCCGTGGTGGTGGCCAACAGCGCCGGCGTGACCAGCACCAGCGCCGGCCCGCTCACCATCAGCTACGGCATCATCAATCTGGAATCGTCGGGGGCAACCCCCACCGCCCTGCGGCCCAAGCTCACCAACGACAACGGGAGCGGCGGCTACACCCTGGCCTACGTGCCCGCCTTCCAGGCAAATGCGGCGGCCGTAGCCGCCTTCGAGCGGGCCCTGACGCAATGGGGCTGCAACACGGGCGCCAACCGCGTGACGACCACCACCACGGCCACCGCCGTGCCCGGCGGCGCCAGCACCGACGGCACCAACATCGTGACCTTTGATGCCACACCGGCCACCTTGCCCGCGGGCGTGCTGGGCGTCACGTATTCCTACTACCGCCTGTGCGGCACCAACGTGACGGTGCCGGAAACCGATTACGTCTTCGCTAACCGCGCCGACTGGAATTATGGTCCGCAAGCGCCGGCCTCAGCCCAGTACGATTTTGAAAGCGTGGCCTTGCACGAACAGGGGCACGGCATCCAGATGGCGCACGTCATCAACACCAATGCCGTGATGCACTACAACATCGGCAACGGGCAAAGCAAGCGCGTGCTGGGCCTCGCCGATGATATAGCCGGCGGGCGCGCCGAGGTTCAATTCAGCACCAGCACCAATACCGCAGCCTGTGGCACGGCGCCCGGCGTCCACGTGCCGGTGGCCATTACCTGCAACACGTCGTTGCCCGTGACGCTGGTTTCCTTCGCGGCCAGCCATGAAAAGGGTATTGGCACGCGCCTGCGCTGGGCCACGGCGATGGAACGCAACAGCGCCTGGTTTGCCGTGGAAGCTCAGGAAGAAGGCACTGCTGACTGGAAGGAAGTAGCGCGCCAGGCCGCCGCGGGCAATAGCGGTACCCCACGCAGCTACGAAGCCCGCGACCCCCGCCTGCTCTCGGGCACGCGCTACTACCGCCTGCGGCAAATCGACTTGGACGGCACCGTGGCCTTTTCGCCGCTGGTGGCCGTGGCTGCGCCAGAAGCGGCGCTGGCCTTCTACCCCAATCCCACCAAAGGCCGTTTGCACCTGCCCAGCCAAGCCCAGGCCCGCCGCCTGCGCGTGCTCGACTTGGCCGGGCGCGAAGTGACCAGCTTCGTCCTAGCCCCCGGCCCGGCCGAAATCGACCTAGTCGGCCTTCAGCCCGGCCTTTACCTGCTGGAGTGGGCCGACAGCCTGGGACTGCGCTGGGAGCGCCTGTTGAAGCAGTAG
- a CDS encoding chemotaxis protein CheB, with the protein MPAPSHLIVIGTSAGGMPALVQLVAQLPATLPAAVLVVQHFAPESDGQQLADRLARHTALPCRLPADGDLIEAGTLYLAPPDRHLLAKDGSTPHLLVTKGPRENHYRPAADALFRSAAVVFGSRVVGVVLTGMLHDGTAGLEFIKRCGGVAIVQDPHEAEYASMPESALRNVDIDYVVPLNEMGALLVEITARRTPDRKTEVPEDLKQEAAIAERVVGTTDEVLRIAHPVPLTCPDCGGSLFEVEHGTLLRYRCHTGHAFTADALLHSAQQSLEETMWVALRMMEERKNLLSNIAARGQGPYSVQQEERIEEMKKHINRLREFLLNGGNMGGNGSTAVTPED; encoded by the coding sequence ATGCCCGCTCCTTCTCATCTGATTGTTATCGGCACTTCGGCCGGCGGCATGCCCGCGCTGGTGCAGCTCGTGGCCCAGCTGCCGGCCACGCTGCCGGCCGCCGTGCTGGTGGTGCAGCACTTCGCGCCCGAGTCCGACGGCCAGCAGCTCGCCGACCGCCTGGCCCGCCACACGGCCCTGCCCTGCCGCCTGCCCGCCGACGGCGACCTCATCGAGGCCGGCACCCTGTACCTGGCCCCGCCCGACCGCCACCTGCTGGCCAAAGACGGCAGCACGCCGCACCTGCTCGTGACCAAGGGCCCGCGCGAAAACCACTACCGCCCCGCCGCCGATGCCTTGTTCCGCTCGGCGGCCGTGGTCTTCGGGTCGCGGGTGGTGGGCGTGGTGCTCACCGGCATGCTGCACGACGGCACGGCCGGTCTCGAATTCATCAAGCGCTGCGGCGGCGTGGCCATTGTGCAAGACCCCCACGAAGCCGAGTACGCCAGCATGCCCGAAAGCGCCCTGCGCAACGTCGACATCGACTACGTGGTGCCGCTGAACGAGATGGGCGCGCTGCTGGTGGAAATAACCGCCCGCCGCACCCCCGACCGCAAAACCGAAGTACCCGAAGACCTAAAACAGGAGGCCGCCATTGCGGAAAGAGTCGTGGGAACCACCGATGAAGTCCTCAGAATAGCGCACCCCGTGCCCCTCACCTGCCCCGACTGCGGCGGCAGCCTCTTCGAGGTGGAGCACGGCACGCTGCTGCGCTACCGCTGCCACACCGGCCACGCCTTCACGGCCGACGCCCTGCTCCACAGCGCCCAGCAAAGCCTGGAGGAAACCATGTGGGTGGCCCTGCGCATGATGGAAGAGCGCAAAAACCTGCTCAGCAACATAGCCGCGCGCGGCCAAGGCCCCTACTCGGTGCAGCAGGAAGAGCGCATCGAGGAAATGAAAAAGCACATCAACCGCCTGCGCGAGTTCCTGCTCAACGGTGGAAATATGGGCGGCAACGGCTCCACGGCGGTCACGCCGGAGGACTGA
- a CDS encoding STAS domain-containing protein, translated as MTVVYHELLPESYLLILAPSRTNEPEVALAHSLHCAQRSGKAAVWVDCGMLHSLSDEAARLLWGAHHQLEEKHAKLVLVHVPDRVRRDLLKRELGPAPCIVPTLLDAARQTSPGFESPLA; from the coding sequence ATGACCGTTGTCTATCACGAATTATTGCCCGAGAGCTACCTGCTTATTCTTGCGCCCAGCCGCACCAACGAGCCCGAAGTGGCCCTGGCGCACTCGTTGCACTGCGCCCAGCGCAGCGGCAAAGCAGCCGTGTGGGTTGATTGCGGCATGCTGCACTCGCTGTCCGACGAAGCGGCCCGGCTGCTGTGGGGAGCCCACCACCAGCTAGAAGAAAAACACGCCAAACTCGTGCTGGTGCACGTGCCCGACCGCGTGCGCCGCGACTTACTGAAGCGCGAACTGGGCCCTGCGCCCTGCATCGTGCCCACTCTGCTTGATGCGGCCCGCCAAACAAGCCCCGGCTTTGAAAGCCCCCTGGCCTAA
- a CDS encoding antitoxin VbhA family protein has product MFAYLFGPVPDDLSPDQRAHWQRRQATARNTLEIQALTGTVASAETVAFFERYVRGEVTLAQAIAQVREQIAQEHHSYRQFLNRRNII; this is encoded by the coding sequence ATGTTTGCCTACCTTTTCGGCCCCGTGCCCGACGACCTGTCGCCTGACCAGCGGGCCCACTGGCAGCGCCGCCAGGCCACCGCCCGCAACACCCTCGAAATCCAGGCGCTGACGGGCACAGTGGCCAGCGCCGAAACGGTAGCTTTTTTCGAGCGCTACGTGCGCGGCGAGGTCACGCTGGCGCAGGCCATTGCGCAGGTACGCGAGCAAATAGCCCAGGAGCACCACAGCTACCGCCAGTTTCTGAACCGGCGGAATATTATATAG
- a CDS encoding endonuclease domain-containing protein, whose product MDEIPDHVFTADKRQYGKLQLKSRASAMRRAPTEAEQVLWQALRGSKAGAKFRRQHPIDRYIVDFACIAALLVVEADGPTHHAPDQRAYDAGRSALLAERGFRVLRFTNEQVLEDLDAVLNEIKTALQG is encoded by the coding sequence ATGGATGAAATCCCGGACCATGTTTTCACCGCCGACAAACGGCAGTACGGCAAGCTCCAGCTGAAAAGCCGCGCCAGCGCCATGCGCCGCGCGCCCACCGAAGCCGAGCAGGTGCTCTGGCAGGCCCTGCGCGGCAGCAAGGCCGGCGCCAAGTTCCGCCGCCAGCACCCCATCGACCGCTACATCGTGGACTTTGCCTGCATAGCCGCCCTGCTGGTGGTGGAAGCCGACGGCCCCACCCACCACGCCCCCGACCAGCGCGCCTACGACGCCGGCCGCTCCGCCCTGCTGGCCGAAAGGGGCTTCCGGGTGCTGCGCTTCACCAATGAGCAGGTGCTGGAAGACCTGGATGCGGTGCTGAATGAGATAAAAACTGCGTTGCAGGGTTGA
- a CDS encoding CheR family methyltransferase, protein MTPNDLAPSTDEPGVELTPPGDLPRDADEPATPTLLREAARPDEAPADRFPLVGMGGSAGSLVAFEQFFLAMPPDSGMAFVVVTHLAPDHDSALASVLQQFTKMPVQEAEDGLRVRPNHVYVIPPNRDMSILHGTLLLFAPTHPPGRRLPIDFFFQSLAKDARERAVCVVCSGLGTDGTLGLKMVMENFGMVMVQDPATAEFDAMPRSALATEFVDYVLPAEQLPARLLQYVRHPDRRPRRPEPESEGKPAHALQKIFLLIRAQTGHDFSFYKRNTVFRRIERRMNAHQIQEFTHYVRYLQENPAEVEALFKELLIGVTKFFRDREAFEHLKAHLLPLLRHKPADSTIRAWAPGCSTGEEAYSLAMTLLECLDGVDRSKYLKIQIFATDINPDGVAFARAGLYADNIVADVSPERLRRFFTKTEGGYRIKKEVRDVVVFAVHDLNKDAPFTRLDLLVCRNLLIYLSAELQRNLIPVFHYALNPGAILFLGPSENLTGFQDLFQPLDVKWKLSRRTDAPASITRLAAFPLNLVRQPTPSASPSASGPMNPDSVRKEGAFATLVQRLLLRQYTPPAVVINAKGEILYVNGRTGRYLEPAPGLGGMNLFDMAREELNYELSSAVHRAAATREAVVTDNVKLRQDNGVQLVRVTVKPLEEAEQLAGLLLVVFEEQPTPAKVRLGKARPANPDHEAQLQALERELQYTKHRLQTTIEEMESSVEELKSTNEELQSANEELQSTNEEAMTNKEEMQSLNEELMTLNLQYLSKTEELSQAANDMKNLLDATEIATIFLDNDMVIKRFTPPVHRIVSLMPADVGRPITHFANTLRHENLAQDVQQVLDRLVVVEANIQTTRGEWYAMRILPYRTLDNYISGAVITFTDITGLKTLEAELQKTTRFAESIVETMREPLLVLGPWQQVLAVSQAFAELFGLDAARVKGQPLRELDGGAWQQPALRQRLDDALANPAEPFEDITFTADFPALGRRTVRLYGRHLLSQGAATGPLLLGVQEVRED, encoded by the coding sequence ATGACCCCCAACGACCTAGCGCCTTCCACCGACGAGCCCGGCGTGGAGCTGACGCCCCCCGGCGACCTGCCGCGCGACGCCGACGAGCCCGCCACGCCCACGCTGCTGCGCGAGGCCGCCCGGCCCGACGAAGCCCCCGCCGATAGGTTTCCGCTGGTGGGGATGGGCGGCTCGGCGGGCTCGCTGGTGGCGTTTGAACAGTTCTTTCTGGCCATGCCGCCCGACAGCGGCATGGCCTTCGTGGTGGTGACGCACCTGGCGCCCGACCACGACTCGGCCCTGGCCAGCGTGCTGCAGCAGTTCACCAAGATGCCGGTGCAGGAGGCCGAAGACGGCCTGCGCGTGCGCCCCAACCACGTGTACGTCATCCCGCCCAACCGCGACATGAGCATCCTGCACGGCACGCTGCTGCTGTTTGCGCCCACCCACCCGCCGGGCCGCCGCCTGCCCATCGACTTCTTTTTCCAGAGCCTGGCCAAGGACGCCCGCGAGCGCGCCGTGTGCGTGGTGTGCTCGGGCCTGGGCACCGACGGCACGCTGGGCCTGAAGATGGTGATGGAAAACTTCGGGATGGTGATGGTGCAGGACCCCGCCACGGCCGAGTTCGACGCCATGCCGCGCTCGGCGCTGGCCACCGAGTTTGTGGACTACGTGCTGCCCGCCGAGCAGCTGCCCGCCAGGCTGCTGCAGTACGTGCGCCACCCCGACCGCCGCCCCCGCCGCCCCGAGCCCGAAAGCGAGGGCAAGCCGGCCCACGCGCTGCAGAAAATCTTCCTGCTCATCCGGGCCCAGACCGGGCACGACTTCTCGTTCTACAAGCGCAACACGGTGTTCCGGCGCATTGAGCGGCGCATGAACGCGCACCAGATTCAGGAGTTCACGCACTACGTGCGGTATTTGCAGGAAAACCCGGCCGAGGTGGAAGCCCTGTTCAAGGAGCTGCTGATTGGGGTGACCAAGTTTTTCCGCGACCGCGAGGCCTTCGAGCACCTCAAGGCCCACTTGCTGCCGCTGCTGCGCCACAAGCCCGCCGACAGCACCATCCGGGCCTGGGCGCCGGGCTGCTCCACCGGCGAGGAGGCCTACTCGCTGGCCATGACGCTGCTCGAATGCCTCGACGGCGTGGACCGCAGCAAGTACCTCAAAATCCAGATTTTCGCCACCGATATCAACCCCGACGGCGTGGCCTTTGCCCGCGCCGGGCTCTATGCCGACAACATTGTGGCCGACGTGAGCCCCGAGCGCCTGCGCCGCTTCTTCACCAAAACCGAGGGCGGCTACCGCATCAAGAAAGAGGTGCGCGACGTGGTGGTGTTTGCCGTGCACGACCTCAACAAGGACGCGCCCTTCACCCGGCTCGACCTGCTGGTGTGTCGCAACCTGCTCATTTACCTGAGCGCCGAGCTGCAGCGCAACCTCATTCCGGTGTTTCACTACGCCCTCAACCCTGGTGCGATTCTGTTTTTGGGGCCCAGTGAAAACCTCACCGGCTTCCAGGACTTGTTTCAGCCCCTGGACGTGAAGTGGAAGCTCTCGCGCCGCACCGACGCGCCGGCCTCTATCACGCGCCTCGCGGCGTTTCCTCTCAACCTGGTCCGGCAGCCCACGCCGTCGGCTTCCCCCTCCGCCTCCGGCCCCATGAACCCCGACTCCGTCCGCAAGGAAGGCGCCTTTGCCACCCTGGTGCAGCGCCTGCTGCTCCGCCAGTACACGCCGCCCGCGGTGGTCATCAACGCCAAGGGCGAAATTCTGTACGTGAACGGCCGCACCGGCCGCTACCTGGAGCCGGCCCCCGGCCTGGGCGGCATGAACCTCTTCGACATGGCCCGCGAGGAGCTCAACTACGAGCTGAGCAGCGCCGTGCACCGGGCCGCCGCCACCCGCGAGGCCGTGGTGACCGACAACGTGAAGCTGCGCCAGGACAACGGCGTGCAGCTGGTGCGCGTGACGGTGAAGCCCCTGGAAGAAGCCGAGCAGCTGGCCGGCCTGCTGCTGGTAGTGTTTGAGGAGCAGCCCACGCCCGCCAAGGTGCGCCTGGGCAAGGCCCGCCCCGCCAACCCCGACCACGAGGCCCAGCTGCAAGCCCTGGAGCGCGAGCTCCAATACACCAAGCACCGCCTCCAAACCACCATCGAGGAGATGGAAAGCAGCGTGGAGGAGCTCAAGAGCACCAACGAGGAGCTGCAAAGCGCCAACGAGGAGCTGCAAAGCACCAACGAGGAGGCCATGACCAACAAGGAGGAAATGCAGAGCCTGAACGAGGAGCTGATGACCCTCAACCTGCAGTACCTGAGCAAAACCGAGGAGCTGAGCCAGGCCGCCAACGACATGAAGAACCTGCTCGACGCCACGGAAATTGCCACCATTTTCCTCGACAACGACATGGTGATAAAGCGCTTCACGCCGCCGGTGCACCGCATTGTGAGCCTGATGCCCGCCGACGTGGGCCGCCCCATCACGCACTTTGCCAACACCCTGCGCCACGAGAACCTGGCCCAGGACGTGCAGCAGGTGCTCGACCGCCTCGTGGTGGTGGAGGCCAACATCCAGACCACCCGCGGCGAGTGGTACGCCATGCGCATCCTGCCCTACCGCACCCTCGACAATTATATCAGCGGGGCCGTCATCACCTTCACCGACATCACCGGCCTCAAAACCCTCGAAGCCGAGCTGCAGAAAACCACCCGCTTTGCCGAAAGCATTGTGGAAACCATGCGCGAGCCCCTGCTGGTGCTGGGCCCCTGGCAGCAGGTGCTGGCCGTGAGCCAGGCCTTCGCCGAGTTGTTTGGCCTCGATGCGGCCCGGGTGAAGGGCCAGCCCCTGCGCGAGCTCGACGGCGGCGCCTGGCAGCAGCCGGCCCTGCGCCAGCGCCTCGACGACGCCCTGGCCAACCCCGCCGAGCCCTTCGAGGACATCACCTTCACGGCCGATTTCCCGGCGCTGGGGCGGCGCACGGTGCGCCTCTACGGCCGCCACCTGCTGAGCCAGGGCGCGGCCACGGGGCCGCTGCTGCTGGGCGTGCAGGAGGTGCGGGAGGACTAG
- a CDS encoding ABC transporter ATP-binding protein, which produces MKILYSYLRNYWPLLVLALGLAAINQVFSLLDPYFFRQLVDHFTAKYPDIAGVRRVSFWPFFWEAIPLVGLMLGVAMVSRIAKNFQDYYVNVITQRLGAKMYSDGLRHSLELPYQVFEDQRSGETLGKLQKVRIDVEKLIQAFVNVLFTALVGIVFVMWYAITVYWPIALGYFITIPLLGILSFFLSKKIKVIQKTIVQETTALAGSTTESLRNIELIKSLGLAQQETERLNGITSKILKLELRKVRYLRSLSFVQGTFVNLLRNIIIMLLLYLRVQNHISLGEFFSFFIYSFSIFGPLQELGAIIGIYRETEISLGNFQTILDTPKDVKPAQPKSVAHIDNLAFDHVNFKHLTANNQALTNITFTTKLGETIAFVGPSGSGKTTLVKLLVGLYPPLAGQIRYNGIPGNEIDLDELREQIGFVTQDTQLFAGTIRENLQFVAPGATDEECLLALRQAAADTLLARAPLGLDTVIGEGGVKVSGGEKQRLSIARALLRKPTILVFDEATSALDSLTEEEIGKTVRQLSGSRQHMTILIAHRLSTILHADRIFVLERGHIAEQGRHDELLQQKGLYYAMWRQQIGERKEDAALVA; this is translated from the coding sequence ATGAAAATTCTCTATAGCTACCTGCGCAACTACTGGCCGCTGCTGGTGCTGGCCCTCGGGCTGGCCGCCATCAACCAGGTTTTTTCGCTGCTAGACCCCTACTTCTTCCGCCAGCTGGTCGACCATTTCACCGCCAAATACCCCGACATTGCGGGGGTGCGCCGGGTGTCTTTCTGGCCCTTCTTCTGGGAAGCCATTCCGCTGGTGGGCCTCATGCTGGGCGTGGCCATGGTGTCGCGCATCGCCAAGAACTTTCAGGACTACTACGTCAACGTCATTACCCAGCGGCTTGGCGCCAAGATGTATTCTGACGGCCTGCGCCACTCGCTGGAGCTGCCTTATCAGGTGTTCGAGGACCAGCGCTCGGGCGAGACGCTGGGCAAGCTGCAGAAGGTGCGGATTGATGTGGAGAAGCTGATTCAAGCTTTTGTGAACGTGCTGTTCACGGCGCTGGTGGGCATTGTGTTCGTGATGTGGTACGCCATCACCGTCTATTGGCCGATTGCGCTGGGCTATTTCATTACCATTCCGCTGCTGGGCATTCTGAGCTTCTTTTTGAGCAAGAAAATCAAAGTCATTCAGAAAACCATTGTTCAGGAGACTACCGCCCTGGCCGGCTCCACTACCGAGAGCCTGCGCAATATTGAACTGATTAAAAGCCTGGGTTTGGCCCAGCAGGAAACGGAGCGCCTGAACGGCATCACCAGCAAAATTCTGAAGCTGGAGCTGCGCAAAGTGCGCTACCTGCGCTCGCTGAGCTTCGTGCAGGGCACGTTTGTGAATTTGCTGCGCAACATCATCATCATGCTGCTGCTGTACTTACGGGTGCAAAACCACATCAGCCTGGGCGAGTTTTTCTCGTTCTTCATCTACTCCTTCTCCATCTTCGGGCCGCTGCAGGAACTGGGCGCCATCATCGGCATTTACCGCGAAACCGAGATTTCGCTGGGCAACTTCCAAACCATCCTCGACACGCCCAAGGACGTGAAGCCGGCCCAGCCCAAGTCGGTGGCCCACATCGACAACCTGGCCTTCGACCACGTCAATTTCAAGCACCTCACGGCCAACAACCAGGCCCTGACCAACATCACCTTCACCACCAAGCTGGGCGAAACCATTGCCTTCGTGGGGCCCTCGGGCTCGGGCAAAACCACGCTGGTGAAGCTGCTGGTGGGCCTCTACCCGCCCCTGGCCGGCCAGATTCGCTACAACGGCATCCCGGGCAATGAAATCGACCTCGACGAGTTGCGCGAGCAAATCGGCTTCGTGACGCAGGACACTCAGCTATTTGCCGGCACCATCCGCGAGAACCTGCAGTTTGTGGCGCCCGGTGCCACCGACGAGGAATGCCTGCTGGCCCTGCGCCAGGCCGCGGCCGACACCCTGCTGGCCCGCGCTCCGCTGGGCCTCGACACGGTGATTGGCGAAGGCGGCGTGAAGGTTTCGGGCGGCGAAAAGCAGCGCCTCAGCATTGCCCGCGCCCTGCTGCGCAAGCCCACCATCCTGGTGTTCGACGAAGCCACCTCGGCGCTCGACTCGCTCACCGAGGAAGAAATCGGCAAGACGGTGCGGCAGCTCTCGGGCTCGCGCCAGCACATGACCATCCTCATTGCCCACCGCCTCAGCACCATCCTGCACGCCGACCGCATCTTCGTGCTGGAGCGCGGCCACATTGCCGAGCAGGGCCGCCACGACGAACTGCTGCAGCAGAAAGGCCTTTATTACGCCATGTGGCGCCAGCAGATTGGCGAGCGCAAGGAAGACGCGGCGCTGGTGGCCTGA
- a CDS encoding DoxX family protein — translation MSPSVRNIIAWILQALLAAMFIYSGASKLMDLAGTTKNFEGMGLPGVLATVVAVAELLGGIGLLIPRTVRLAAIGLIIIMIGAVVMHATKIPGGLAGGTAAIVCTVLLVVVLVLRSRPAARAV, via the coding sequence ATGAGCCCTTCTGTACGCAACATCATTGCCTGGATTCTGCAAGCCCTGCTGGCAGCCATGTTCATCTACTCCGGCGCCAGCAAGCTGATGGACCTGGCCGGCACCACCAAAAACTTCGAAGGCATGGGCCTGCCGGGCGTGCTGGCCACCGTGGTGGCCGTGGCCGAGCTGCTGGGCGGCATCGGGCTGCTCATTCCGCGCACGGTCCGGCTGGCCGCCATTGGCCTCATCATCATCATGATTGGGGCGGTGGTGATGCACGCCACTAAAATCCCCGGCGGCCTGGCCGGTGGCACCGCCGCCATTGTGTGCACGGTGCTGCTGGTGGTGGTGCTGGTGCTGCGCAGCCGCCCGGCCGCGCGCGCCGTCTGA